In Cololabis saira isolate AMF1-May2022 chromosome 14, fColSai1.1, whole genome shotgun sequence, a single genomic region encodes these proteins:
- the mat2b gene encoding methionine adenosyltransferase 2 subunit beta isoform X1, producing the protein MTEISRTCAELRILFSPGSVQLVQEEALVQGPRVLVTGATGLLGRAVCSEFQTGGWMVIGTGYRRARPRFLRCDLTDEDAVRRLLHEYKPDVIVHCAAERRPDVVERHTEAAVSLNVHATSTLAKEAGVCGALLLYISTDYVFDGRNPPYGEDDSPNPLNVYGRSKLEGEREVQRHCPGALILRVPVLFGEVESVTESAVTALWLTVLEATEESYTLDHCLQRFPTNTRDVAAVCRKLAERARQDPSIRGVFHFSGKEQMTKYEMAVAMAQAFNLPSNHLIPMTEQPPPSTPRPMNSQLNCSRLELLNLSVEQRPFASAIGDCLWPFTPDKRWRQTVFH; encoded by the exons ATGACAGAGATAAGCCGCACATGCGCAGAACTCAGGATCCTGTTCAGCCCGGGCAGCGTGCAGCTCGTTCAG GAGGAGGCGCTGGTCCAGGGTCCAAGGGTCCTGGTTACCGGGGCAACAGGTCTTCTGGGCCGGGCCGTCTGCAGTGAGTTTCAGACTGGTGGGTGGATGGTCATCGGCACCGGATACAGGAGAGCCAGACCTCGCTTCCTGCGCTGCGATCTGACTGATGAGGACGCTGTCAGGAGACTTCTCCATGAGTACAAG CCTGATGTGATCGTTCATTGTGCAGCAGAAAGGCGTCCAGATGTTGTGGAGAGACACACCGAAGCAGCAGTCAGTCTGAATGTGCATGCCACAAGCACACTCGCAAAAGAGGCAG gtgtgtgtggaGCTCTGCTGCTCTACATCAGCACCGACTACGTGTTTGATGGGAGGAATCCTCCGTATGGAGAAGATGACTCCCCCAATCCACTCAACGTGTACGGAAGAAGCAAactagagggagagagagaagttCAGAGACACTGTCCAG GTGCCCTGATTCTTCGTGTTCCCGTTCTGTTCGGGGAGGTGGAGTCAGTGACAGAGAGTGCGGTGACGGCGCTGTGGCTGACAGTTCTGGAGGCCACGGAGGAGAGCTACACATTGGACCACTGCCTCCAGAGGTTCCCCACTAACACTCGAGATGTGGCTGCTGTCTGCAGGAAGCTGGCTGAGAGAGccagacag GACCCGTCTATCAGAGGAGTCTTCCACTTCTCAGGTAAAGAGCAGATGACCAAATATGAGATGGCTGTTGCCATGGCGCAGGCCTTCAACCtgccatccaaccacctgataCCT ATGACAGAGCAACCGCCCCCCTCGACTCCTCGTCCAATGAACAGCCAGTTAAACTGTTCTCGTCTGGAGCTGTTGAACCTCAGCGTTGAGCAGCGACCATTCGCTTCTGCCATCGGCGACTGTCTCTGGCCGTTCACCCCCGACAAACGCTGGAGACAGACTGTCTTCCACTGA
- the mat2b gene encoding methionine adenosyltransferase 2 subunit beta isoform X2, whose amino-acid sequence MPDFRISGSQEEALVQGPRVLVTGATGLLGRAVCSEFQTGGWMVIGTGYRRARPRFLRCDLTDEDAVRRLLHEYKPDVIVHCAAERRPDVVERHTEAAVSLNVHATSTLAKEAGVCGALLLYISTDYVFDGRNPPYGEDDSPNPLNVYGRSKLEGEREVQRHCPGALILRVPVLFGEVESVTESAVTALWLTVLEATEESYTLDHCLQRFPTNTRDVAAVCRKLAERARQDPSIRGVFHFSGKEQMTKYEMAVAMAQAFNLPSNHLIPMTEQPPPSTPRPMNSQLNCSRLELLNLSVEQRPFASAIGDCLWPFTPDKRWRQTVFH is encoded by the exons ATGCCTGACTTCAGGATCTCAGGGTCGCAG GAGGAGGCGCTGGTCCAGGGTCCAAGGGTCCTGGTTACCGGGGCAACAGGTCTTCTGGGCCGGGCCGTCTGCAGTGAGTTTCAGACTGGTGGGTGGATGGTCATCGGCACCGGATACAGGAGAGCCAGACCTCGCTTCCTGCGCTGCGATCTGACTGATGAGGACGCTGTCAGGAGACTTCTCCATGAGTACAAG CCTGATGTGATCGTTCATTGTGCAGCAGAAAGGCGTCCAGATGTTGTGGAGAGACACACCGAAGCAGCAGTCAGTCTGAATGTGCATGCCACAAGCACACTCGCAAAAGAGGCAG gtgtgtgtggaGCTCTGCTGCTCTACATCAGCACCGACTACGTGTTTGATGGGAGGAATCCTCCGTATGGAGAAGATGACTCCCCCAATCCACTCAACGTGTACGGAAGAAGCAAactagagggagagagagaagttCAGAGACACTGTCCAG GTGCCCTGATTCTTCGTGTTCCCGTTCTGTTCGGGGAGGTGGAGTCAGTGACAGAGAGTGCGGTGACGGCGCTGTGGCTGACAGTTCTGGAGGCCACGGAGGAGAGCTACACATTGGACCACTGCCTCCAGAGGTTCCCCACTAACACTCGAGATGTGGCTGCTGTCTGCAGGAAGCTGGCTGAGAGAGccagacag GACCCGTCTATCAGAGGAGTCTTCCACTTCTCAGGTAAAGAGCAGATGACCAAATATGAGATGGCTGTTGCCATGGCGCAGGCCTTCAACCtgccatccaaccacctgataCCT ATGACAGAGCAACCGCCCCCCTCGACTCCTCGTCCAATGAACAGCCAGTTAAACTGTTCTCGTCTGGAGCTGTTGAACCTCAGCGTTGAGCAGCGACCATTCGCTTCTGCCATCGGCGACTGTCTCTGGCCGTTCACCCCCGACAAACGCTGGAGACAGACTGTCTTCCACTGA
- the prob1 gene encoding uncharacterized protein prob1, translating to MSSGLTGGGRTHVLSHHRCPGVDLLPQRSLVLMEKSSELTCSGKSEADYISVLSTALHDDEEEEKDEGSTSDWSEEDLSLHLSPSVIFQSDDEDSGPETDFECVDVSVETQVNGQQREELKMVPKRQVQLKRKQEQNIFDQAIEGHPDGEKVNKAANHHPDLLLRQHSLPTSFHRSSKTGSDVDTCRVYQGLVAGKSKGLCPGNSRRFQKSLSLDETKTKMASCFIKNILWRKMQSDQNVSATAHVEMKPKGAPPLPPPAEQAGGPGGGVFKAPFSIRMSVKDPYTNTTAEKPDTHRSTSVKMISQEQSPPPTYQQAVGVKSRVVMFTAPFSRSVNKNHSEGFGHPTTRQRRAIEPIMSKSKNDDVPVLGPPSPTLNNDVLEVSQSEGAASNSTCKTVLDSSSEISPGPSQPVLHPCFCSPALYPGLTRVNNTALHPVNFVHSPLSYKQTQLQQTPPAATLQLMRRSEENQNKSIKNHSNQPDQIRTAGDLDGHASSTKPAVQEQYQQQQQKPFLCNLKPAQVAKDFAVDLTGCGVRPGALLSVPPSYHLMLDPNSGQCFYVVTPPQPQRKMLLDPETGQFVEVYLPAVSSTPNPSLFPVSPPSHTPTMFHVASANPTVLSVLPFQPLKALSSLCTPCIPITMTAPAAPR from the exons ATGAGCAGTGGACTGACAGGAGGAGGGAGGACACACGTCCTCAGCCATCACCGCTGTCCCGGTGTTGACCTGCTGCCTCAGCGTTCACTCGTCCTGATGGAGAAAAGCTCTGAGCTCACCTGCTCAGGTAAGAGTGAGGCAGACTACATCAGCGTCCTCTCCACTGCGctccatgatgatgaagaagaggagaaggatGAAGGGAGCACCAGTGACTGGTCGGAGGAGGATCTGTCGCTCCACCTTTCTCCTTCTGTCATTTTCCAATCAGACGATGAAGACTCTGGTCCAGAGACGGACTTCGAGTGTGTTGACGTTTCTGTGGAAACACAG GTGAACGGTCAGCAGAGGGAGGAGCTAAAGATGGTCCCTAAACGACAGGTTCAGTTAAAGAGGAAACAAGAACAGAACATCTTTGACCAG GCGATCGAGGGACATCCAGATGGGGAAAAAGTTAACAAAGCGGCCAATCACCACCCAGATTTGTTGCTACGGCAGCACAGTTTGCCCACCTCCTTTCACAGATCCTCCAAGACTGGCAGTGATGTTGACACCTGCAGGGTCTACCAGGGCCTGGTTGCAGGGAAGAGCAAAG GCCTGTGTCCTGGAAACTCCCGCCGTTTTCAGAAATCTTTGTCTCTGGATGAAACCAAAACCAAGATGGCATCCTGCTTCATTAAAAACATCCTTTGGAGGAAGATGCAGTCGGATCAGAATGTCTCTGCAACTGCGCACGTGGAGATGAAGCCGAAGGGGGCACCTCCCCTGCCCCCACCTGCAGAGCAAGCAGGGGGCCCAGGAGGAGGTGTGTTTAAAGCTCCATTTTCTATAAGGATGTCAGTTAAAGACCCATACACAAATACGACTGCAGAAAAGCCTGACACCCATAGATCAACAAGCGTGAAGATGATTAGCCAGGAGCAAAGCCCTCCTCCCACCTACCAGCAGGCTGTGGGGGTCAAAAGTCGTGTTGTCATGTTTACTGCACCTTTTAGCAGATCAGTAAACAAGAACCACAGTGAAGGGTTCGGTCATCCAACCACACGGCAGAGACGAGCCATTGAGCCAATCATGAGCAAGTCTAAAAACGATGATGTCCCAGTGCTAGGCCCACCCAGTCCAACACTGAACAATGATGTGTTAGaagtcagccaatcagagggaGCTGCCTCCAATTCCACCTGTAAGACTGTCCTGGACTCCTCCAGTGAGATTTCCCCAGGACCCTCCCAGCCGGTGCTCCACCCCTGCTTCTGCAGCCCCGCCCTTTACCCTGGCCTGACCCGTGTTAACAACACTGCCCTACACCCTGTCAACTTTGTCCACAGCCCCCTTAGCTACAAACAAACCCAGTTACAACAGACCCCGCCTGCTGCAACCCTCCAGCTaatgaggaggtctgaggagaaTCAGAACAAATCCATAAAGAATCATTCAAACCAACCAGACCAGATCAGAACAGCAGGAGACCTGGATGGACACGCTAGCTCAACGAAACCTGCAGTACAGGAGCaatatcagcagcagcagcagaagccaTTTCTGTGTAATCTTAAACCTGCACAGGTGGCCAAAGACTTTGCTGTTGACCTCACTGGTTGTGGAGTCAGACCTGGAGCCCTCCTCAGTGTTCCTCCTTCCTATCACTTGATGTTAGACCCCAACAGTGGGCAGTGTTTTTACGTGGTCACACCTCCACAACCGCAGAGGAAGATGCTATTGGATCCAGAAACAGGACAGTTTGTGGAGGTTTACCTACCTGCAGTCAGCTCCACCCCCAACCCCTCTCTGTTCCCAGTGAGCCCTCCTAGCCACACCCCAACCATGTTCCATGTGGCCAGTGCTAACCCCACTGTCCTCTCAGTGCTGCCGTTCCAGCCGCTGAAGGCTCTGTCCTCACTGTGCACCCCCTGCATACCCATCACCATGACGGCACCTGCTGCACCACGATGA
- the mat2b gene encoding methionine adenosyltransferase 2 subunit beta isoform X3 has product MVIGTGYRRARPRFLRCDLTDEDAVRRLLHEYKPDVIVHCAAERRPDVVERHTEAAVSLNVHATSTLAKEAGVCGALLLYISTDYVFDGRNPPYGEDDSPNPLNVYGRSKLEGEREVQRHCPGALILRVPVLFGEVESVTESAVTALWLTVLEATEESYTLDHCLQRFPTNTRDVAAVCRKLAERARQDPSIRGVFHFSGKEQMTKYEMAVAMAQAFNLPSNHLIPMTEQPPPSTPRPMNSQLNCSRLELLNLSVEQRPFASAIGDCLWPFTPDKRWRQTVFH; this is encoded by the exons ATGGTCATCGGCACCGGATACAGGAGAGCCAGACCTCGCTTCCTGCGCTGCGATCTGACTGATGAGGACGCTGTCAGGAGACTTCTCCATGAGTACAAG CCTGATGTGATCGTTCATTGTGCAGCAGAAAGGCGTCCAGATGTTGTGGAGAGACACACCGAAGCAGCAGTCAGTCTGAATGTGCATGCCACAAGCACACTCGCAAAAGAGGCAG gtgtgtgtggaGCTCTGCTGCTCTACATCAGCACCGACTACGTGTTTGATGGGAGGAATCCTCCGTATGGAGAAGATGACTCCCCCAATCCACTCAACGTGTACGGAAGAAGCAAactagagggagagagagaagttCAGAGACACTGTCCAG GTGCCCTGATTCTTCGTGTTCCCGTTCTGTTCGGGGAGGTGGAGTCAGTGACAGAGAGTGCGGTGACGGCGCTGTGGCTGACAGTTCTGGAGGCCACGGAGGAGAGCTACACATTGGACCACTGCCTCCAGAGGTTCCCCACTAACACTCGAGATGTGGCTGCTGTCTGCAGGAAGCTGGCTGAGAGAGccagacag GACCCGTCTATCAGAGGAGTCTTCCACTTCTCAGGTAAAGAGCAGATGACCAAATATGAGATGGCTGTTGCCATGGCGCAGGCCTTCAACCtgccatccaaccacctgataCCT ATGACAGAGCAACCGCCCCCCTCGACTCCTCGTCCAATGAACAGCCAGTTAAACTGTTCTCGTCTGGAGCTGTTGAACCTCAGCGTTGAGCAGCGACCATTCGCTTCTGCCATCGGCGACTGTCTCTGGCCGTTCACCCCCGACAAACGCTGGAGACAGACTGTCTTCCACTGA